A genomic region of Catalinimonas niigatensis contains the following coding sequences:
- a CDS encoding outer membrane beta-barrel protein yields the protein MLQKTSKKAGQMLAGSVLLCCLIVFTCSPSQAQDWSFAVGPGISSYIGDVSEQKLSNPGFTLNAEAWYYLNDNFQLKSGLSFYNLRGNDTDTTRLRSFRANNIEVYTSAMYYFKRGVFTPFAYLGIGFTTNNPMGQSPIGEWDLKNIEPEGEKVPGLVGIVPFGVGLEYEITPVLSLVADLSLRYALSDQLDAVSREIIQVDQLSAEAVEYHQTLSTYIARQVNEEPTIRGGSSSDNDMYGMFTLKVKFTPSTSILGCIDPYKYSRPDRRRKRRNFDPI from the coding sequence ATGTTGCAAAAAACTTCCAAAAAGGCTGGACAAATGCTTGCAGGAAGCGTTTTACTATGCTGCCTTATTGTATTCACTTGTTCACCATCACAAGCTCAGGACTGGAGTTTTGCCGTAGGGCCCGGCATCAGCAGTTATATAGGCGACGTAAGTGAGCAAAAGCTAAGCAATCCTGGGTTCACTTTAAATGCGGAAGCCTGGTATTACCTCAACGATAATTTTCAACTCAAATCCGGACTGAGTTTTTATAATCTTCGGGGGAACGATACAGATACTACACGTTTACGTAGCTTTCGTGCCAATAATATTGAAGTGTACACTTCTGCTATGTATTATTTTAAGCGTGGGGTATTTACCCCTTTCGCTTATTTGGGTATTGGCTTTACAACCAATAATCCTATGGGACAAAGTCCGATAGGAGAGTGGGATCTGAAAAATATAGAACCCGAAGGAGAAAAAGTGCCAGGACTGGTAGGAATTGTACCTTTTGGAGTAGGTCTTGAATATGAAATTACACCGGTCTTATCTTTGGTAGCTGATCTCTCCTTGCGTTATGCGCTTAGTGATCAACTGGACGCAGTGAGTAGAGAGATTATACAGGTAGATCAGCTTAGTGCGGAAGCTGTAGAATACCACCAGACTTTGTCTACCTATATAGCCCGTCAGGTGAATGAAGAGCCTACGATCAGAGGTGGAAGTTCTTCTGACAATGATATGTATGGTATGTTTACCCTCAAAGTGAAGTTTACCCCTTCTACTTCTATCCTTGGTTGTATTGATCCTTACAAATACTCCCGTCCCGATCGTAGGCGCAAACGCAGGAACTTCGACCCCATCTGA
- a CDS encoding alpha-amylase family glycosyl hydrolase: protein MNLREKLTPIAQQDPNLLLEEVENNQKMVIYQIFTRLFGNTNSSNIKYGTVEENGVGKFNHINEAALQNLKGMGITHIWYTGVIEHAVLTDFTAYGIPLDDADVVKGRAGSPYAIKDYYDVNPDLAENISQRMEEFEALVQRTHDEGMKVFIDFVPNHVARQYASDAMPEGVQDFGARDDTGKAFDPNNNFYYIPGQAFQVPPEYTSLGEHSFPTKDGKFDENPAKATGNDQFTATPTVNDWFETVKLNYGIDYQNNRQTYFDPIPNTWLKMRDILLFWAGKSVDGFRCDMAEMVPVEFWHWVIPTVKEQYPELTFIAEIYNPEQYRNYIDHGRFDFLYDKVQLYDTLRAVVEERSDLRHVTEIWQYLRGKNHHMLRFLENHDEQRIASRFFAGSPEKAKPALVVSALLHTGPIMIYFGQEVGEPAEEESGFSSDDGRTTIFDYWGVPEHQKWSNGLAYDGGKLSESQLALRAYHSKVLQLSHKPVIAEGYFYDLHPHNRYFTQGYHDKVYAFLRFNTEQKLLIVTNFDANNSQQFNLKIPSTALEAIGLSQNESYTLKDLLMTNTQLQMDAGAVVISEGEAGLPIHLEPLQSFVFSIE, encoded by the coding sequence GTGAACCTGCGAGAGAAATTGACCCCTATAGCCCAACAAGATCCTAATCTGCTGCTAGAAGAAGTAGAGAATAACCAAAAAATGGTTATCTACCAGATCTTCACCCGCCTCTTTGGCAACACCAACAGCAGCAATATAAAATACGGAACCGTAGAAGAAAATGGTGTGGGCAAGTTCAACCATATCAATGAAGCTGCTCTGCAAAACTTGAAAGGAATGGGCATTACCCACATCTGGTATACCGGAGTGATAGAACATGCAGTGCTTACTGATTTTACAGCCTATGGCATTCCGCTGGATGATGCCGATGTAGTCAAAGGAAGAGCGGGTTCTCCCTATGCCATCAAAGACTATTATGACGTTAACCCCGACCTGGCCGAGAACATAAGCCAAAGAATGGAGGAGTTTGAAGCGCTGGTACAGCGTACTCATGATGAAGGAATGAAAGTTTTCATTGACTTCGTACCCAATCACGTGGCCCGGCAGTATGCCTCAGATGCCATGCCTGAAGGTGTACAGGATTTTGGTGCCCGGGATGATACCGGCAAAGCTTTTGATCCAAATAACAATTTCTACTACATTCCCGGTCAGGCTTTTCAGGTTCCTCCAGAATATACCTCTCTGGGAGAACATAGCTTTCCGACTAAAGATGGGAAATTTGACGAAAACCCTGCCAAAGCTACCGGCAATGATCAGTTTACCGCTACGCCTACCGTTAACGACTGGTTTGAAACCGTGAAACTTAATTATGGCATAGATTATCAAAATAACCGCCAGACCTATTTTGATCCTATCCCCAATACCTGGCTCAAGATGCGTGATATATTGCTTTTCTGGGCTGGCAAAAGTGTGGATGGCTTCCGCTGTGATATGGCGGAGATGGTGCCGGTGGAGTTCTGGCATTGGGTGATTCCTACGGTCAAAGAACAGTATCCCGAACTGACTTTTATTGCTGAGATTTACAATCCCGAACAGTATCGCAATTATATAGACCATGGCCGTTTTGATTTCCTCTACGACAAGGTGCAGCTTTACGACACCTTGCGTGCAGTGGTAGAAGAGCGAAGTGATCTGCGTCATGTCACTGAGATCTGGCAGTACCTGCGGGGCAAAAATCATCATATGCTGCGCTTTCTGGAAAACCATGACGAACAACGTATTGCCTCCCGCTTTTTTGCCGGTAGTCCTGAAAAAGCCAAGCCTGCTTTGGTCGTAAGCGCACTGCTCCACACCGGCCCTATCATGATCTATTTTGGGCAGGAAGTGGGTGAACCTGCCGAAGAGGAATCCGGTTTTAGCAGTGATGACGGCCGAACCACTATCTTTGACTACTGGGGCGTACCGGAACATCAGAAGTGGAGCAATGGACTGGCTTATGATGGTGGAAAGTTAAGCGAGAGCCAGCTTGCTTTACGCGCTTACCATAGCAAAGTGCTACAGCTGAGCCATAAACCAGTCATCGCCGAAGGCTATTTTTATGATTTACATCCACACAACCGTTACTTTACCCAAGGCTATCATGACAAAGTCTACGCCTTCCTGCGCTTTAATACGGAACAAAAACTATTGATCGTCACTAATTTTGATGCAAATAACAGCCAACAGTTCAACCTAAAGATTCCTAGTACGGCTTTGGAAGCAATAGGGTTATCACAAAATGAAAGCTATACACTGAAAGATTTGCTAATGACCAATACACAACTGCAAATGGATGCCGGAGCAGTAGTGATCAGTGAAGGAGAAGCCGGACTACCTATCCACTTAGAACCTTTACAATCCTTTGTATTTAGTATTGAATAA
- a CDS encoding S41 family peptidase, producing MKMKFLILTLVLIFFSGCEEKDQVITTSPLATDYLEEIMEIMQTYSIHQQKIDWEVFRNKVLNEAEGAQTIADTYPSIRLALSLLDDQHSIYVTAEGQRISDVKNCPPSLAAAVPEDQDIGYIKVSSFGGSEEEGVQFAQAIQDSIKAQDHEQLKGWIVDLRGNGGGNMWPMLAGIGPILGEGLAGYFINPDGTDITWTYENGKSLINDVALVSVNIPYTLRQVNSKVAVLTDESIASSGEAIVIAFKKRPNTRSFGYPTCGLSTANSGFEISDGARLYLTIATMADRNKEPYGSAVPPDELLAAETAVERAIAWLKE from the coding sequence ATGAAAATGAAGTTTCTTATCCTCACATTGGTACTGATATTTTTTTCAGGCTGTGAAGAAAAGGACCAAGTGATCACTACTTCTCCACTCGCTACAGATTATCTGGAAGAAATTATGGAAATCATGCAGACTTATTCCATCCATCAACAGAAGATTGACTGGGAGGTTTTTAGAAATAAAGTATTGAACGAAGCAGAAGGGGCACAAACCATAGCAGATACCTATCCTTCCATTCGTCTTGCCCTGAGCCTATTGGATGATCAACACAGCATATATGTTACGGCTGAGGGCCAGCGCATTAGTGACGTGAAAAATTGTCCTCCCTCACTTGCTGCTGCCGTTCCAGAAGATCAGGACATAGGATATATTAAGGTTTCCAGCTTCGGCGGTAGCGAGGAAGAAGGCGTACAGTTTGCCCAAGCCATTCAGGATAGTATCAAAGCCCAGGATCATGAGCAGCTTAAGGGTTGGATAGTAGACCTGAGAGGAAATGGAGGAGGTAATATGTGGCCCATGTTGGCAGGAATAGGCCCCATACTGGGAGAAGGTTTGGCAGGATATTTCATTAACCCGGATGGAACAGACATTACCTGGACTTATGAAAACGGAAAATCACTGATTAATGACGTAGCACTCGTCAGCGTTAATATACCTTACACGCTTCGTCAAGTGAATTCTAAAGTTGCTGTCTTGACTGATGAGTCTATTGCAAGTTCAGGAGAAGCGATCGTTATTGCATTCAAAAAACGTCCTAATACCCGAAGTTTTGGTTATCCTACCTGTGGCCTTTCAACAGCTAACTCTGGTTTTGAAATAAGTGATGGAGCACGGCTCTACCTAACCATTGCTACGATGGCTGACAGAAATAAGGAACCCTACGGAAGTGCTGTCCCTCCAGACGAACTCCTGGCAGCTGAGACAGCGGTGGAAAGAGCGATTGCATGGTTAAAAGAATAG
- a CDS encoding transglutaminase-like domain-containing protein, protein MWLRISCALTFDITVPTPFILMLRPRSGAQQWIALEEYRISPTVDVFEFTDHYGNLCQRLLAPPGTFSIRTSADVRTADYVDQAPGADFVEIQYLPDAVLNYLLPSRYCESDRFNEMATSITAGLQPGYDQVAKIESWLRETIEYIPGSNDFQLSAIEVNYKQSGVCRDLAHLGIALCRSLSIPARMVVGYLCDLKPMDMHAWFEAYVGGRWYTFDATQTGLKGGYVAVGFGRDAADVAVYNQFGPAVYPYEQEIKVERITQDI, encoded by the coding sequence ATGTGGTTAAGAATTAGCTGTGCACTGACATTTGACATTACGGTGCCAACACCATTTATTCTGATGTTACGTCCCCGTAGTGGCGCACAGCAATGGATAGCGCTGGAGGAATACAGAATTTCACCCACTGTAGATGTATTTGAGTTTACGGATCATTATGGTAATCTCTGCCAGCGCCTGCTTGCCCCTCCGGGCACATTCTCAATACGCACTTCCGCTGATGTCAGAACAGCAGATTATGTAGATCAGGCACCCGGAGCAGACTTTGTAGAAATCCAGTACCTTCCTGATGCTGTGCTCAATTACCTGTTGCCCAGCAGATATTGTGAATCCGATCGTTTTAATGAAATGGCAACTTCAATCACCGCAGGACTACAGCCGGGTTATGATCAGGTGGCTAAGATTGAGTCCTGGTTGCGTGAAACCATTGAATATATCCCTGGTAGCAACGATTTTCAGTTGTCTGCGATAGAAGTCAATTACAAGCAATCGGGAGTATGCCGGGATCTTGCCCACTTAGGCATTGCCCTGTGCAGGAGTCTTAGCATTCCTGCCCGTATGGTGGTAGGCTATCTCTGTGATCTGAAGCCTATGGATATGCATGCATGGTTTGAAGCTTACGTAGGTGGGCGCTGGTACACCTTTGATGCCACACAGACTGGCTTGAAAGGCGGATACGTGGCAGTAGGCTTTGGTCGTGATGCGGCAGATGTAGCAGTCTACAATCAATTTGGCCCCGCTGTTTATCCCTATGAGCAAGAGATAAAAGTAGAACGCATCACGCAGGACATCTGA
- a CDS encoding phage integrase N-terminal SAM-like domain-containing protein codes for MEPEQRVLAWDAPHLPYSKASFEGLKALFADVEIILPDSATPTRDNQGLHNADQEAHNKVSNPPVVSTIQNNAPTAEAHQVKLVITIKKLFVQLKKQEADISFLRSLRYARWNAHTYLWEISRNEQNLQLLRHYFADRLTEQELSTPESIIQPKKKQYVPNELTIAGKERRLRLLFAFDKQMIAFIKQLPYPRYDEQNRWWSIADSPVVRADLERFCQEHGWKLRYVSERDTSDRKIKISKKEIPNYRSCQQAMIDQLKMKRYSSSTVRTYTSMFEEFINHYPQLSPEEITEKEILVFLRYLIDERGGYW; via the coding sequence GTGGAGCCAGAGCAAAGAGTGTTGGCATGGGATGCCCCGCATCTTCCTTATAGTAAAGCAAGTTTTGAGGGACTAAAAGCTCTATTTGCAGATGTAGAGATCATCCTGCCTGATAGCGCTACTCCTACCAGAGATAATCAGGGGCTACATAATGCCGATCAAGAAGCTCATAACAAAGTATCTAACCCACCTGTGGTTTCCACAATCCAGAATAATGCACCTACTGCTGAGGCTCATCAGGTTAAACTAGTCATTACCATCAAAAAACTGTTTGTACAGCTCAAAAAACAAGAGGCTGATATCAGCTTCTTGAGAAGTCTGCGTTATGCCCGCTGGAATGCCCATACGTACTTATGGGAGATCAGCAGAAATGAGCAGAACTTACAGCTGTTGCGCCACTACTTTGCTGATCGTCTGACGGAACAAGAATTATCCACTCCGGAGAGTATCATTCAGCCCAAAAAGAAGCAGTATGTACCCAATGAACTTACCATAGCCGGTAAAGAAAGGCGGCTGCGTCTTTTATTTGCTTTTGACAAACAGATGATTGCCTTTATTAAACAACTTCCATATCCCAGGTATGATGAACAAAACAGGTGGTGGAGTATAGCCGATAGCCCGGTAGTGAGAGCTGATTTGGAGAGATTTTGTCAGGAACATGGCTGGAAACTGCGTTATGTATCAGAAAGAGATACTTCAGATCGTAAAATCAAAATATCCAAAAAGGAGATACCCAATTACAGAAGCTGCCAGCAAGCTATGATAGACCAGCTCAAGATGAAACGCTACAGCAGCAGCACGGTACGAACTTATACCAGTATGTTTGAGGAGTTCATCAATCACTACCCCCAACTCAGCCCAGAGGAGATCACCGAAAAGGAGATACTGGTTTTCCTGCGTTACCTGATAGATGAGCGAGGGGGGTACTGGTAG
- a CDS encoding AAA domain-containing protein: MAKSSEELRKVYDLLKLEKEADLEYYRQKVLNASLEQRKKEGLCWYPVTLTSQKYSMGEKLIIKLNRTTEINRPHVFQSGKIVSLFANTHDKKQPLSVSGVVNEVRNNQMTITLNVDELPDWINYAHLGIDLLFDEMAYREMNRALKKVMEAQDERGQGNRLLELREVLLGHQSAAFDSQEAPKVARLNESQNQALQRVMNARDVAIIHGPPGTGKTTTMVQAIVQTVKYEERVLVCAPSNAAVDLLTEKLSEEGMRVVRIGHPARVTDTNLSKTIDAQIANHDHYKDLKLLKRKAEEYRALGFKYKRKYGRAEREQRQHLLREASQAKEEAEQLEHYIVADIFAKADVITSTLVGASAQLVRGMRFRTVFIDEAAQALEAASWIPILKAERVVFAGDHFQLPPTVKSFEAAKQGLGETLMEKCIKRQKAMGTPADTMLQTQYRMHQKIMDFSGQYFYKGELKADESVKDRLLLPDLPPLTFIDTAGCGYMEKVDPETLSTYNDEEAHLLLKHLAEQVEQLGTERIRQEGLMIGVIAPYRAQTKTLTELFESFEVLKSIREHITIDTVDAFQGRERDIIYISLVRSNTSGEIGFLADERRMNVAMTRAKMRLVMIGDSATLGSNSFYGKILDYIQSIEAYQSAFELMY, translated from the coding sequence ATGGCAAAATCAAGCGAAGAACTCAGGAAAGTATACGATCTGCTGAAGCTGGAAAAAGAGGCCGATCTGGAGTATTATCGCCAGAAAGTACTGAACGCCTCGCTGGAGCAGCGCAAGAAAGAAGGCCTCTGCTGGTATCCGGTGACCCTCACCAGCCAGAAGTACAGCATGGGCGAAAAGCTGATCATCAAACTCAACCGCACTACGGAGATCAACCGCCCCCATGTGTTTCAGTCGGGCAAGATCGTGAGCCTCTTTGCCAATACCCACGACAAGAAGCAACCGCTCAGCGTGTCAGGCGTGGTCAATGAGGTACGTAATAACCAGATGACCATCACCCTGAATGTGGATGAACTGCCAGACTGGATTAATTATGCTCATCTGGGTATAGACCTTCTATTTGACGAAATGGCGTACCGGGAAATGAACCGGGCACTGAAAAAAGTAATGGAAGCTCAGGATGAGCGGGGCCAGGGTAATCGTCTGCTGGAGCTTAGAGAAGTTCTATTGGGCCACCAGTCAGCTGCTTTTGATTCCCAGGAAGCACCCAAAGTTGCCCGCCTGAACGAGAGCCAGAACCAGGCACTGCAAAGGGTAATGAACGCCCGGGATGTCGCCATCATACACGGCCCTCCCGGCACCGGCAAGACCACCACCATGGTACAGGCCATTGTGCAGACTGTAAAATATGAAGAGCGCGTACTGGTATGTGCTCCCAGCAATGCAGCAGTAGACCTACTCACCGAAAAGCTGTCGGAAGAAGGGATGCGGGTAGTGCGTATCGGACATCCGGCCAGGGTCACCGATACCAATCTTAGCAAGACCATAGATGCCCAGATTGCCAATCACGATCATTATAAAGACCTCAAACTGCTCAAGCGCAAGGCTGAAGAATACCGGGCTTTGGGTTTTAAATATAAACGTAAATATGGGAGGGCGGAACGCGAGCAACGCCAGCATTTGCTTAGAGAGGCCTCTCAGGCCAAAGAAGAAGCAGAGCAGCTGGAACATTATATTGTGGCAGATATCTTTGCCAAAGCAGATGTCATCACTTCTACTTTGGTAGGCGCATCTGCCCAGTTGGTGAGAGGTATGCGCTTCCGCACGGTCTTCATAGATGAAGCCGCTCAGGCACTGGAAGCTGCCAGTTGGATTCCTATTCTGAAGGCAGAACGGGTGGTATTTGCCGGTGATCATTTTCAGCTTCCTCCTACCGTCAAATCTTTTGAAGCCGCCAAGCAGGGACTGGGTGAAACTCTGATGGAGAAATGCATCAAGCGACAGAAGGCCATGGGTACTCCAGCGGATACCATGCTACAGACACAGTACCGTATGCATCAGAAGATCATGGATTTTTCGGGACAGTATTTTTACAAAGGAGAACTTAAAGCGGATGAGAGTGTGAAAGACCGGCTGCTGCTGCCCGATCTGCCTCCCCTCACCTTTATAGATACCGCAGGCTGTGGCTATATGGAAAAAGTAGACCCTGAAACCCTGAGTACTTACAACGATGAAGAGGCTCACCTACTACTCAAACACCTGGCTGAACAGGTGGAACAGCTGGGTACAGAGCGCATCAGACAGGAGGGATTGATGATCGGCGTGATCGCACCCTATCGTGCCCAGACCAAAACGCTGACTGAGTTGTTTGAATCTTTTGAGGTACTGAAAAGCATAAGAGAGCATATCACCATTGATACGGTGGATGCATTCCAGGGCAGGGAAAGAGATATCATCTATATCAGTCTGGTGCGTTCCAATACCAGCGGAGAGATTGGCTTTCTGGCTGATGAACGCCGCATGAATGTAGCCATGACCCGCGCCAAAATGCGACTGGTGATGATAGGAGATAGTGCGACGCTGGGCAGCAATTCCTTTTATGGCAAAATTCTGGACTACATCCAATCCATTGAAGCGTACCAAAGTGCATTTGAACTGATGTATTGA
- a CDS encoding type II toxin-antitoxin system VapC family toxin, which produces MDYLLDTNICIYFLKGKFGLVKKFESVGFQNLYISEITVAELKFGAAKSAYPEKNSAVVNALTAMFKKLPIYSALDIYAQEKARLRQAGNIVDDLDLLIGATAIANDMVLVTNNEKHFDRLQNIIIENWVK; this is translated from the coding sequence ATGGATTACCTGCTGGACACCAATATTTGCATCTACTTTTTAAAAGGTAAATTTGGACTTGTCAAAAAGTTTGAGTCAGTTGGATTTCAAAATCTCTATATTTCAGAAATCACAGTGGCAGAACTGAAGTTTGGTGCTGCAAAAAGTGCTTATCCTGAAAAAAACAGCGCTGTGGTAAATGCACTAACCGCTATGTTTAAAAAGCTTCCGATTTATAGTGCTTTAGATATCTATGCCCAAGAAAAAGCCAGACTCAGACAAGCAGGAAATATTGTAGATGACCTTGATCTGCTCATTGGCGCAACTGCGATTGCTAATGATATGGTTCTGGTGACGAATAATGAAAAGCACTTTGACCGTCTCCAAAACATAATAATAGAAAACTGGGTAAAGTAA
- a CDS encoding glycosyl hydrolase, with protein MKQHYFLTLLLVTLISLDVSWAQTKRKTQASAEIPSTLFESLNYRMIGPFRGGRCTAVTGIPDQPMTFLMGTTGGGVWKTEDGGINWQNISDGFLPVGSIGSVEVAPADANVIYVGTGSASPRGNVSTGKGIYKSVDGGNTWQAAGLEKTGQIGKIQIHPKNPDIVYAAALGNVFGPASERGVFRSEDGGKSWKKVLFINDSTGIIDLVMDPKNPRILYAGAWQVERKPWTLIDGGKGGGVYKSTDGGEQWERLEGGLPSGIVGRVGIAVSPLNSKRVWVIHEALNESEGGLYMSEDGGKSWEHINRKREYRQRAWYYSRIFADPQQEHTLYLLNVGFYKSLNDGKNFDRIPVPHSDNHGLWLNPNNPEIMIQSNDGGANVSFNGGKTWSTQNNQPTAEIYRIAVDNQYPYRVYGAQQDNTTISVPSQGQGDLDPLQDWLSVGGGESGHIAVHPENPDIIYAGNYIGIMTRLDRTQGHIRSVEVYPDLNDGIKPYQLKYRFQWNAPIMISGHNPDVIYYASNYVHKSTDEGQSWEVISPDLTTNNQKYLAEIPGTPIQHDNTGVELYCTIFALEESPLQEGVLWAGSDDGLIHLSKDRGASWTDITPPNMPPDGTVNSIDLSKHQEGKATVAVYKYRDNDFHPYIFQTSDYGQSWQTRSTGIPENHFVRVVREDPDKEGLLYAGTEFGMYISFNNGQQWQPFQLNLPHTPITDIKRHHQDLIISTQGRSFWIMDDVTPLHRMTQQMASDPAFLYPPATAYRTQLEGYRGNNAPQSKPEGAVIHYHLAKEADSLSLEIRDADGQLVRAYNSIEHADELSGKKGAQTFVWDLTYPKPELIEGAVMSLSYTGGPAAAPGVYTIRLNTPTQNLEQQLTVAKDPRWTFSDEDLQAQFELAIAVRDTLSSVHALIRSIRGLREQAKTITERSQKAEYGAKLQQPCSQLVQKLNALEEELIQTRSESSQDPINFPVKLDNQFAYLYTVVHSQDARPTAGCYERFADLQKELAVHRSAYQKVLNGELRNFEQVMEKEGVPRMIISSLR; from the coding sequence ATGAAACAGCACTACTTCTTAACCTTATTGCTAGTTACCCTGATTTCACTTGATGTAAGTTGGGCACAAACAAAAAGAAAAACACAGGCTTCTGCTGAAATCCCTTCCACACTCTTTGAATCGCTCAATTACCGGATGATTGGCCCATTCAGGGGTGGACGCTGTACTGCGGTAACCGGTATTCCTGACCAACCCATGACTTTTTTGATGGGAACCACAGGAGGAGGCGTATGGAAGACTGAAGATGGAGGGATCAACTGGCAGAATATTTCCGATGGATTTCTACCGGTAGGCTCTATCGGTTCCGTAGAAGTAGCGCCTGCGGATGCCAATGTCATTTATGTAGGTACGGGCTCGGCCTCTCCCCGGGGCAATGTATCTACCGGAAAGGGCATATATAAATCGGTGGATGGCGGAAATACCTGGCAGGCAGCCGGTTTGGAGAAAACCGGGCAGATCGGCAAAATTCAGATTCACCCCAAGAATCCGGATATTGTATATGCGGCAGCGCTGGGCAATGTCTTTGGCCCTGCTTCTGAAAGAGGTGTTTTCCGCTCGGAGGATGGGGGGAAAAGTTGGAAGAAAGTGTTGTTCATCAACGACAGCACCGGTATCATTGATCTGGTGATGGACCCCAAAAATCCCCGAATATTATACGCCGGAGCCTGGCAGGTTGAACGCAAGCCCTGGACCCTCATTGACGGAGGCAAAGGCGGAGGGGTATATAAATCTACCGATGGAGGAGAGCAGTGGGAGCGATTGGAAGGAGGCTTACCCAGCGGAATCGTAGGCAGGGTAGGGATTGCAGTCTCACCTTTAAACTCTAAAAGAGTATGGGTGATACATGAAGCCCTGAATGAAAGTGAAGGAGGGCTGTATATGTCAGAAGATGGAGGGAAAAGCTGGGAGCATATCAACCGTAAGCGTGAGTACCGTCAGCGTGCCTGGTATTATTCAAGGATTTTTGCTGATCCGCAACAGGAACATACGCTTTACCTGCTCAATGTAGGTTTTTATAAATCGCTCAACGATGGCAAAAACTTTGACCGTATTCCTGTTCCCCATAGCGACAACCACGGGCTCTGGCTCAATCCCAACAATCCTGAGATCATGATCCAGAGTAATGATGGCGGGGCCAATGTCAGTTTCAACGGTGGTAAAACCTGGTCTACCCAAAACAACCAGCCTACGGCTGAAATTTATCGTATTGCCGTAGACAACCAATATCCTTATCGGGTATATGGGGCACAACAGGACAATACCACCATCTCCGTACCCAGCCAGGGGCAGGGAGACCTTGATCCTTTGCAGGATTGGCTGAGTGTGGGAGGAGGAGAAAGCGGCCACATTGCCGTACATCCGGAAAACCCTGACATCATCTACGCCGGTAACTATATCGGTATCATGACGCGTCTGGACCGTACTCAGGGACACATCCGCAGTGTGGAGGTATATCCTGATCTCAATGATGGAATCAAGCCTTACCAGCTTAAATACCGCTTTCAGTGGAATGCCCCGATCATGATTTCCGGACACAATCCGGATGTAATTTATTATGCCTCTAATTATGTGCATAAATCTACCGACGAAGGGCAAAGCTGGGAAGTAATCAGCCCGGACCTGACGACCAATAACCAAAAATATCTGGCGGAAATCCCTGGCACTCCCATTCAGCATGACAATACCGGCGTAGAGCTTTACTGTACCATCTTCGCCCTGGAAGAGTCACCTTTGCAAGAGGGCGTACTGTGGGCAGGCAGCGATGATGGTCTGATCCATCTATCCAAAGATAGAGGGGCAAGCTGGACAGACATTACACCGCCCAACATGCCGCCAGATGGTACGGTGAACAGTATTGATTTATCAAAGCACCAGGAAGGAAAAGCTACGGTAGCGGTATACAAGTATAGGGATAATGATTTCCATCCTTACATCTTTCAGACCAGTGATTACGGACAAAGCTGGCAGACACGCAGCACGGGAATTCCTGAAAACCATTTTGTGCGGGTTGTCAGGGAAGACCCTGATAAAGAAGGCCTGTTATATGCCGGAACGGAGTTTGGTATGTACATCTCTTTCAACAACGGACAGCAGTGGCAGCCCTTTCAGCTCAACCTGCCCCATACCCCGATCACCGACATCAAACGACACCATCAGGATTTGATCATCTCTACCCAGGGCCGTTCTTTCTGGATCATGGATGATGTCACACCGCTGCACCGGATGACGCAGCAGATGGCTTCCGATCCGGCTTTCCTCTATCCACCGGCTACCGCCTATCGTACCCAACTGGAAGGCTATCGGGGAAACAATGCGCCTCAAAGCAAGCCTGAAGGAGCGGTGATTCATTATCATCTGGCCAAGGAAGCAGACAGTCTGAGCCTGGAAATTCGGGATGCTGATGGGCAGCTTGTTAGAGCTTATAATAGCATTGAGCATGCTGATGAACTGTCCGGCAAAAAAGGAGCGCAAACTTTTGTCTGGGACCTCACCTATCCAAAGCCGGAGCTCATTGAGGGTGCAGTGATGTCGCTGAGCTATACGGGAGGACCTGCTGCTGCACCGGGAGTGTATACTATACGATTAAATACACCCACACAAAACCTTGAGCAACAGCTGACGGTCGCCAAAGATCCCCGCTGGACATTCTCTGACGAAGATTTGCAGGCACAGTTTGAGCTGGCCATCGCTGTGCGGGATACGCTCAGCTCAGTACATGCGTTGATCAGGAGTATACGAGGATTAAGAGAGCAGGCCAAAACGATTACCGAGCGTAGTCAGAAAGCAGAATATGGGGCGAAACTACAGCAGCCCTGTAGTCAGTTGGTGCAGAAGCTGAACGCGCTGGAAGAAGAGCTGATACAAACCCGCAGCGAAAGCTCACAGGACCCGATCAACTTTCCGGTGAAGTTAGACAATCAGTTTGCATATCTGTATACTGTGGTACATTCACAGGATGCCCGGCCTACCGCCGGATGTTATGAACGCTTTGCTGATTTACAAAAAGAACTTGCTGTACATCGTAGCGCTTACCAGAAGGTTCTGAATGGAGAGCTCAGAAACTTTGAGCAGGTGATGGAGAAAGAAGGTGTACCCCGAATGATCATTTCTTCGCTACGATAA